A single window of Salvia splendens isolate huo1 chromosome 6, SspV2, whole genome shotgun sequence DNA harbors:
- the LOC121807879 gene encoding protein SRC2-like — translation MDCRKFEITLISATDLENVRILGKMKVHARVSLSGGAAANGFEKRSPTDKHGETNPAWNHTMRFAISESMVENFNTMLVVKLYCKRKLGDRYVGEIHTPVKELFDFARSSGGSAVVCFPVQQGCVNSQGMLRFSYKFGEKIMIDKLLLAESVAGLNLA, via the coding sequence ATGGACTGCCGGAAGTTCGAAATAACCCTAATTTCCGCCACGGATCTCGAAAACGTGCGCATCCTCGGCAAGATGAAGGTCCACGCCCGCGTCTCCCTCAGCGGCGGCGCCGCCGCCAACGGATTCGAGAAGCGCTCGCCGACGGACAAGCACGGCGAGACGAATCCGGCATGGAATCACACGATGCGTTTCGCAATCAGCGAGTCAATGGTGGAGAATTTCAACACCATGCTCGTTGTCAAGCTCTACTGCAAGCGCAAGCTCGGCGACCGCTACGTCGGCGAGATCCACACCCCGGTGAAGGAGCTCTTCGACTTCGCCCggagcagcggcggcagcgCCGTCGTCTGTTTTCCAGTGCAGCAAGGCTGCGTCAACTCGCAGGGGATGCTGAGGTTTTCGTACAAATTTGGGGAGAAAATCATGATCGATAAGCtgctgctggccgagagcgtCGCCGGCTTGAACCTCGCTTGA
- the LOC121809772 gene encoding mitogen-activated protein kinase homolog MMK1-like yields MVDGNHPADDEMSEAEPQHHPPPAPTPDQIPAALSHGGRFIQYNIFGNVFEVTSRYKPPIMPIGKGAYGIVCSAVNSETGEHVAIKKIANAFDNKIDAKRTLREIKLLRHMDHENIISIRDVIPPPQREVFNDVYIAYELMDTDLHQIIRSNQPLSEEHCQYFLYQILRGLKYIHSANVLHRDLKPSNLLLNANCDLKICDFGLARVTSETDFMTEYVVTRWYRPPELLLNSSDYTAAIDIWSVGCIFMELMDRKPLFPGRDHVHQLRLLIELIGTPTEAELGLLNENAKRYIRQLPHYRRQSFTEKFPQVHPLAVDLVEKMLTFDPRQRLTVEGALAHPYLNSLHDISDEPSCSVPFSFDFEQHALTEDQMRELIYQEALAFNPDHRRM; encoded by the exons ATGGTGGACGGGAATCACCCCGCCGACGACGAGATGTCGGAGGCGGAGCCGCAGCACCATCCTCCGCCGGCGCCGACGCCAGATCAAATACCCGCGGCGCTCAGCCACGGCGGCCGCTTCATCCAGTACAACATCTTCGGCAACGTCTTCGAGGTCACCTCCAGATACAAACCCCCAATCATGCCAATCGGAAAAGGCGCATACGGCATCGTTTG CTCGGCTGTGAATTCGGAGACGGGTGAGCATGTTGCTATTAAGAAGATAGCGAATGCTTTCGATAATAAAATCGATGCGAAGAGGACTCTGCGTGAAATCAAGCTTCTGCGTCACATGGATCATGAAAAT ATTATTTCAATCAGAGATGTAATTCCACCGCCACAAAGGGAAGTGTTTAACGATGTTTACATTGCATATGAGCTTATGGATACTGATCTCCATCAAATTATCCGGTCTAATCAACCTTTGTCAGAGGAGCATTGTCAG TATTTTTTGTATCAAATCCTCCGAGGGCTGAAATACATACATTCAGCAAATGTCCTACACCGGGATTTAAAGCCAAGCAATCTTCTTCTGAATGCAAATTGTGACCTAAAGATCTGTGATTTTGGACTGGCACGAGTCACATCTGAAACTGATTTTATGACTGAATATGTCGTCACAAGGTGGTATCGGCCGCCAGAACTTTTGTTAAATTCATCCGATTACACTGCAGCTATCGATATATGGTCAGTCGGGTGCATATTTATGGAATTGATGGACCGGAAACCACTGTTTCCAGGTAGAGATCACGTGCACCAGTTACGCCTGCTCATAGAG CTGATTGGTACACCAACAGAGGCTGAGTTAGGTCTTTTGAATGAAAATGCAAAACGATACATCAGGCAACTCCCACATTATCGTCGACAGTCATTCACTGAAAAGTTCCCTCAGGTGCACCCTCTTGCTGTTGATCTCGTCGAGAAGATGCTGACATTTGATCCCAGGCAACGGCTCACAG TCGAAGGTGCGTTGGCCCACCCATACTTGAACTCGCTCCACGACATCAGCGACGAGCCAAGTTGTTCGGTTCCTTTCAGCTTCGACTTCGAGCAGCACGCTCTCACGGAGGATCAGATGAGGGAGCTGATCTACCAGGAGGCGCTCGCGTTCAATCCGGATCATCGGCGCATGTGA
- the LOC121808016 gene encoding uncharacterized protein LOC121808016 yields MAKSKKMRSEVGSHCQGAILHKLSSRHKKVCGDTHHEKLQLSASEKKELDIAVCSICLESPHNAVLLLCSSYEKGCRPYMCATSNRYSNCLEQYSKASAKVTSNPETQSWQGSIASFNFSEESGCPDMKSKLSELLCPLCRSEVKGWTVLEPARRYLNSKKRACAQENCSFAGTYKEIKKHVKVEHPKACPRDVDPSLAEKWKKLEREQDLSDVFSTIRANMPGAVVFGDYVIEGNHGIASGGDDDDGLFEGTFFRFPTRGGGGWNDSPFAPEGDYDSLGEGFFRRLQARLASRTTGRNISQIARPHARLLFTRQARRSRDRR; encoded by the coding sequence ATGGCGAAATCCAAGAAGATGCGGTCGGAAGTTGGCTCCCACTGCCAAGGAGCTATCCTGCATAAGTTATCATCTCGACATAAGAAGGTTTGCGGAGACACGCACCATGAAAAGCTACAACTGAGTGCATCAGAAAAGAAAGAGTTGGACATCGCTGTATGTTCCATCTGCTTAGAGTCTCCTCACAATGCGGTCCTCCTGCTTTGTTCCTCGTATGAAAAGGGTTGCCGTCCCTATATGTGCGCTACAAGCAACCGATACTCCAACTGTCTTGAGCAGTACAGTAAGGCCTCTGCCAAGGTAACCTCGAACCCCGAAACACAATCCTGGCAAGGGTCAATTGCTAGTTTTAATTTCTCAGAAGAATCCGGTTGTCCCGATATGAAGAGTAAATTATCCGAGCTTCTGTGCCCCCTTTGTCGTTCGGAGGTGAAAGGTTGGACTGTTCTGGAGCCTGCTCGCCGGTACCTGAATTCCAAGAAACGAGCCTGCGCACAAGAGAATTGCTCGTTTGCTGGAACTTACAAGGAGATCAAGAAACATGTAAAGGTGGAGCACCCAAAGGCATGCCCCCGGGACGTAGATCCTTCGCTGGCGGAGAAGTGGAAAAAGCTCGAGAGGGAGCAAGATCTCAGTGACGTGTTCAGTACAATCAGAGCTAATATGCCCGGGGCAGTCGTCTTTGGCGACTACGTGATAGAGGGGAACCACGGCATCGCCAGTGGTGGTGACGATGATGACGGGCTCTTCGAGGGAACATTCTTCAGGTTTCCAACTCGCGGTGGTGGTGGGTGGAACGACTCCCCATTCGCTCCCGAGGGCGATTACGACTCTCTCGGCGAGGGGTTCTTCCGCAGGCTACAGGCTAGACTTGCCTCAAGAACCACCGGCCGTAACATCTCCCAGATCGCGCGTCCACACGCCCGACTCTTGTTCACGAGGCAGGCGAGGAGGTCGAGAGACCGCAGATAA
- the LOC121808873 gene encoding phosphatidylinositol 4-phosphate 5-kinase 1-like, with protein sequence MPETLLRVKPAGNCDEKSLDSSTTTTTTTPRSVIIVPRSKSQATCRRVTPAAIPDVVEKRLPNGDLYIGTFSSNTPHGSGKYLWKDGCMYEGDWKKGKASGKGKFSWPSGATFEGEFKSGRMEGTGTFIGSDGDMYRGSWSGDRKHGYGVKHYSNGDYYEGQWKRNLQDGQGRYLWRNGNEYIGEWKSGVIHGRGVLVWSNGNRYDGNWENGSPKGQGVFTWPDGSCYMGCWSSDSSKNGNRNLNQTLNGTFYPAHNGKNGVVANGEVKNGGFNANFGCKLSSPLLVVGEESVDMMVAGGAGKKRSSVGVDRTFPRLCIWESDGEEGDITCDIIDNVEASMLYRDGFVIDRDAIKQFRKNPCFLSGEAKKPGETISKGHKNYELMLNLQLGIRYSIGKHASVSPTLKLSDFDPKEKFWTRFPPEGSKLTPPHQSIDFRWKDYCPVVFRHLRELFHVDPADYMLAICGSDALRELSSPGKSGSFFYLTQDDRFMIKTVKKSEVKVLTKMLPSYYQHVCRYENTLVTKFYGVHCVKPVGGVKTRFIVMGNMFCSDYRIHRRFDLKGSSHGRRTDKPEGEIDETTTLKDLDLNFVFRLQTNWYQELIKQIDRDCEFLEAERIMDYSLLVGLHFRDDSTRDKMGLSPFLLRTGKSDSFRNEKFMRGCRFLEAELQDMDRVLAGRKPLIRLGANMPARAERVGRRSDFDNYSSGGFSNLRPSRSGEVYEVVLYFGIIDILQDYDISKKLEHAYKSLQVDSTSISAVDPKLYSKRFRDFVGRIFMEDR encoded by the exons ATGCCTGAGACGCTCCTACGCGTGAAGCCAGCTGGGAATTGCGACGAGAAATCGCTAGATAGctctaccaccaccaccacgacTACGCCGAGATCAGTGATAATCGTTCCAAGGAGTAAATCTCAGGCGACGTGCCGTAGAGTGACGCCGGCGGCGATTCCTGACGTTGTAGAGAAGCGCCTCCCCAACGGCGATCTGTACATCGGAACGTTCTCGAGCAACACGCCTCATGGATCCGGGAAGTATCTGTGGAAGGATGGGTGCATGTATGAAGGGGATTGGAAGAAGGGGAAGGCAAGCGGCAAGGGGAAGTTCTCCTGGCCGTCGGGGGCTACGTTTGAGGGCGAATTCAAGTCGGGTCGGATGGAGGGAACCGGCACTTTCATCGGGTCGGATGGGGATATGTACCGCGGCTCGTGGTCCGGGGATCGGAAGCACGGCTACGGGGTTAAGCATTACAGCAATGGCGATTACTACGAGGGGCAGTGGAAGAGGAATTTGCAGGACGGGCAGGGGAGGTATCTGTGGAGGAACGGGAATGAGTATATTGGGGAGTGGAAGAGTGGGGTGATTCACGGGAGGGGGGTTTTGGTGTGGAGCAATGGGAATAGGTATGATGGGAATTGGGAGAATGGGAGCCCTAAAGGGCAAGGGGTTTTCACTTGGCCAGATGGCAGTTGTTACATGGGATGTTGGTCCAGTGATTCTTCCAAGAATGGGAATCGGAATCTGAATCAGACATTGAATGGGACGTTTTACCCAGCTCACAATGGGAAGAATGGCGTTGTTGCCAATGGGGAAGTGAAGAATGGGGGTTTTAACGCCAATTTTGGGTGTAAATTGTCGTCGCCCTTGCTGGTTGTGGGGGAGGAGAGTGTGGATATGATGGTGGCGGGCGGCGCAGGGAAGAAGAGGTCGTCTGTTGGGGTGGACAGGACGTTTCCGCGGCTATGCATATGGGAGTCGGATGGTGAGGAAGGGGATATAACGTGTGACATTATTGATAATGTGGAGGCGTCTATGTTGTATAGAGATGGTTTTGTGATTGATAGGGATGCTATTAAGCAGTTCAGGAAGAACCCTTGCTTCCTCAGTGGGGAGGCCAAGAAGCCCGGGGAGACGATTTCCAAAGGGCATAAGAATTATGAGCTGATGCTCAATCTCCAGCTGGGAATCAG GTATTCAATAGGGAAGCATGCTTCCGTGTCGCCTACTCTTAAGCTCAGTGATTTTGATCCTAAAGAAAAGTTTTGGACAAGGTTTCCACCCGAGGGATCTAAGCTTACGCCGCCTCATCAATCCATCGACTTTCGTTGGAAGGACTATTGCCCTGTGGTTTTTAG ACATTTAAGGGAGCTATTTCATGTTGATCCTGCGGATTATATGCTAGCCATTTGTGGGAGCGATGCTCTGAGAGAGCTTTCGTCTCCTGGGAAGAGTGGAAGTTTCTTTTACCTGACACAAGATGATAGGTTCATGATCAAGACAGTCAAGAAATCAGAAGTCAAG GTGCTTACTAAGATGCTTCCAAGTTATTACCAGCACGTTTGCCGTTATGAAAATACCCTTGTGACTAAGTTCTATGGTGTCCATTGTGTCAAACCAGTTGGGGGGGTCAag ACACGTTTCATTGTGATGGGAAACATGTTCTGCTCAGACTATCGAATTCATCGAAGGTTTGATCTGAAAGGATCTTCCCATGGCCGCAGAACTGATAAGCCTGAGGGAGAGATTGATGAAACCACAACTCTCAAGGACCTTGACTTGAACTTTGTATTTCGCCTGCAGACAAATTGGTATCAAGAACTTATTAA GCAAATTGATCGCGACTGTGAGTTCTTGGAGGCAGAGAGAATCATGGATTACAGTCTCTTAGTAGGTCTTCATTTCCGCGATGATAGCACTCGAGACAAAATGGGGTTGTCACCTTTTCTATTGCGCACAG GAAAGAGCGATTCATTTCGAAATGAGAAGTTCATGCGCGGCTGTCGTTTCCTCGAAGCTGAGCTGCAAGACATGGATCGAGTTCTAGCTGGCAG GAAACCACTGATCAGGCTAGGTGCCAACATGCCGGCCCGAGCCGAGCGCGTGGGTCGGAGGAGCGACTTTGACAATTATTCTAGCGGAGGATTTAGCAATTTGAGACCCTCACGCAGTGGTGAAGTGTACGAAGTAGTTCTCTACTTCGGGATCATTGACATTCTACAAGATTACGACATCAGCAAGAAGCTCGAACACGCGTACAAATCATTGCAGGTGGATTCGACCTCAATCTCAGCCGTAGACCCGAAACTGTATTCCAAAAGATTCCGGGATTTTGTCGGACGAATATTTATGGAAGACAGGTGA
- the LOC121807094 gene encoding oxysterol-binding protein-related protein 1C-like has protein sequence MSIHTNSDLPPPPPPLPPSGDPVIGKSLSAVVSRALSSRDSLLDHGFSFNSNVFSRSLSQNHTSRDLKINDIVGNGISGILHKWVNYGKGWRPRWFVLQDGVLSYYKINRPDRINPQTEKGSRVIGEESMKRLSRKFTGLHRRTGSWGSMKGRKPVGEVHLKVSTIRDRRSDDRRFSIFTGTKRLHLRADSAEDRVAWLEALEAVKDMFPRMSNSEFMAPIETLAVSTEGLRQKLLEEGLSEPAIEESEQIMRSEFASLQNQFRLLSQKYWLLTDTLRQLETEKVDLENTVVDESQRQFKDVEASAREKDKYSGSATESEDENERVDVVDEDTDEEESTFFDTKDFLSSSSFKSNGSDLRTSSFSSDDDDELNEAGDNPEPGIKSAGTNFAHVKRRKKLPDPDEKEKGVSLWSMIKDNIGKDLTKVCLPVYFNEPLSSLQKCFEDMEYSYLLDRANEWGEKGNSLMRILNVAAFAVSGYSSTEGRICKPFNPLLGETYEADYPDKGLRFFSEKVSHHPMVVACHCEGTGWRFYGDSNLRSKFWGRSIQLDPEGTLTLEFDDGEVFQWSKVKTSIYNLILGKLYCDHYGTMRIQGNCGYSCKLKFKEQSLMDRNPHQVQGLVQDKSGKTAATLIGKWDTSMHYVNGEFKGKGHDSSEAHLLWRRSKPPEFPTRYNLTRFAITLNELVPGMEEKLPPTDSRLRPDQRCLENGEYENANAEKLRLEQRQRQARKMQEQGWKPRWFAKDSNSYRYIGGYWEAREQSNWEGCPDIFGQVPPDQIPNE, from the exons ATGAGCATCCACACCAACTCCGACttgccgccgcctcctccccctctcccGCCGTCAGGCGATCCGGTCATCGGCAAGAGCCTGAGCGCGGTGGTTTCTAGGGCTCTTTCGTCGCGCGATTCGCTTCTGGATCATGGCTTCTCGTTCAATAGCAATGTATTCAGCCGTAGCCTGAGTCAGAATCACACCAGCCGTGACCTGAAGATAAATGACATTGTTGGGAATGGGATTTCAGGGATTTTGCATAAGTGGGTGAACTACGGGAAGGGGTGGAGGCCTAGGTGGTTCGTTTTACAGGATGGCGTGTTGAGTTATTATAAGATCAATAGGCCGGATAGGATTAACCCACAGACGGAGAAAGGATCGAGAGTGATTGGGGAGGAATCGATGAAGCGGTTGTCGCGGAAGTTTACCGGTCTTCATCGCAGGACTGGGAGCTGGGGCTCCATGAAAGGCAGGAAACCTGTTGGAGAAGTTCATTTGAAG GTATCAACTATCAGAGACAGACGGTCAGATGATCGGAGATTCTCAATTTTTACTGGTACAAAGAGGCTCCATCTGAGGGCTGACAGTGCAGAAGACCGTGTAGCATGGCTTGAAGCTTTGGAAGCTGTGAAGGACATGTTCCCAAGGATGTCAAATAGTGAGTTTATGGCTCCTATTGAAACTTTAGCTGTCTCAACAGAAGGTCTGAGGCAGAAATTGTTGGAAGAAGGTTTGAGTGAGCCTGCGATCGAGGAGAGTGAGCAGATAATGAGGAGTGAATTTGCATCACTGCAAAATCAGTTCAgactcttgagccagaagtatTGGCTCCTTACTGATACACTCCGACAGCTAGAG ACAGAAAAGGTGGATCTGGAGAATACGGTTGTTGACGAAAGCCAAAGACAGTTCAAGGATGTAGAAGCATCTGCCAGAGAAAAAGATAAGTATAGTG GAAGTGCTACTGAATctgaagatgaaaatgaaagagTGGATGTGGTCGATGAGGACACTGATGAAGAAGAGAGTACTTTCTTTGACACCAAGGATTTTCTATCTTCCAGCTCTTTTAAAAGCAATGGGTCTGACTTGAGGACATCGTCTTTTTCAtctgatgatgatgacgagCTCAATGAAGCCGGGGATAATCCTGAACCTGGCATTAAGTCTGCTGGAACAAACTTTGCTCATGTTAAACGTCGGAAGAAATTGCCAGACCCTGATGAGAAAGAGAAAGGGGTGAGCTTGTGGTCAATGATCAAGGATAACATTGGGAAGGATCTTACAAAAGTATGTCTCCCAGTCTACTTCAATGAGCCTCTCTCTTCTCTGCAGAAATGTTTTGAAGACATGGAATATTCATATCTACTAGATCGGGCCAATGAATGGGGGGAAAAG GGCAACAGCCTTATGAGGATTCTAAATGTAGCTGCATTTGCCGTGTCTGGGTATTCCTCCACAGAGGGAAGAATCTGCAAACCATTTAACCCATTGCTGGGGGAGACTTATGAAGCAGATTATCCAGATAAAGGCCTCCGGTTTTTCTCAGAGAAG GTTAGTCACCACCCAATGGTTGTTGCTTGCCATTGCGAGGGTACTGGCTGGAGATTCTATGGTGACAGCAATCTGAGAAGCAAATTTTGGGGTCGCTCCATTCAGCTTGATCCAGAGGGTACCTTAACTCTCGAATTTGATGATGGTGAAGTTTTCCAATGGAGCAAG GTGAAAACATCTATATACAACCTTATTCTGGGAAAACTATATTGTGACCACTACGGTACCATGCGGATACAAGGAAACTGTGGTTACTCGTGCAAGCTGAAATTTAAGGAGCAGTCTTTAATGGATAGAAATCCCCACCAG gttcaggggctagtccaagacaagAGTGGTAAGACTGCCGCAACATTGATTGGGAAGTGGGACACAAGCATGCATTATGTCAATGGTGAATTCAAAGGAAAAGGCCATGATTCATCAGAAGCTCACTTGCTCTGGAGACGAAGCAAGCCTCCGGAGTTCCCTACACGTTACAATTTGACACGTTTTGCCATTACACTCAATGAGCTAGTTCCAGGAATGGAG GAAAAGCTGCCTCCAACAGATTCAAGACTGAGACCTGATCAAAGGTGCTTGGAAAATGGGGAATACGAGAATGCAAATGCCGAAAAACTGAGGCTTGAGCAGAGGCAACGTCAG GCGAGGAAGATGCAAGAACAAGGCTGGAAACCTCGTTGGTTCGCCAAAGACTCCAATTCTTATCGCTACATTGGCGGGTACTGGGAAGCTAGGGAACAAAGCAACTGGGAAGGATGCCCGGATATTTTTGGTCAAGTGCCTCCGGATCAGATTCCGAACGAGTAA
- the LOC121807880 gene encoding probable calcium-binding protein CML29 → MSEPSPTPVDVDSLNHILGVIEAFRAFDSDNDGSINAQELGGIMASLGYNVTEREVQSLTHGDGLMSLAEFVEMNTQSLQLSGLGPLKAAIRGLNMQENDVVTAEELHRGVCELGVELSLDDCREIVGAMDGDGDGDGDGDGDGAVSVEDLNLILHSLL, encoded by the coding sequence ATGTCTGAGCCATCTCCCACGCCGGTCGACGTCGACTCGCTCAACCACATCCTCGGGGTAATCGAGGCCTTCCGCGCCTTCGACTCCGACAACGACGGCTCGATCAACGCGCAGGAGCTCGGCGGGATCATGGCCTCGCTCGGGTACAACGTGACCGAGCGCGAGGTACAATCCCTCACGCACGGCGACGGCCTGATGAGCCTGGCCGAGTTCGTGGAGATGAACACGCAGAGTCTTCAATTGAGCGGCCTCGGACCGCTCAAGGCGGCCATCCGAGGCCTCAATATGCAGGAGAACGACGTCGTGACGGCGGAGGAGCTCCATCGAGGCGTTTGTGAGTTGGGGGTGGAGTTGTCGTTGGATGATTGTAGGGAGATTGTGGGAGCGATGGATGgggatggagatggagatggagatggagatggagatggagctGTGAGTGTGGAGGACCTTAATCTTATTCTTCATTCTCTTCTTtag